The Arthrobacter oryzae DNA window ACGACTCATCGAGCAGGCCACCGAAGCGCTGCAGAACACCTCCCGTCTTTATGGCTGATGGTGAAGACAGTGAGTTCCGTGAGCGAAGCTGAGTAGAGTGTTAGCGGCCATGACCACTGAGCCCGTCGCTTATCTCTGGAGCCCAGATCTGAGCATGGCAGAAGCATCAAGATAGCTGCCCCATCCTTCACCACGACGTCTCAAAGGCTTCCTGCTGCGCCGCCTGACGCGAAAACTAAGCCGCGGCTTCTGAAACGGTCCTCTGACTTTGCCAGGTTTTGAATGGCCCCGGTTGGACGTCATACCGGGTCCAACTCAAACTGCCACAACTGCGAGGGCAGCGGTACGAGGGGCCTCGGAAGAGATCGTCTTCCCCCGACCTATCGCCATGAAGTACGCGAGTCCAGCCGTGAGGAGCGCGGGCACCTATCTGGAAGGGGTGCTCCTGCTCTGCGGGCTCGCCGCGGCTTCGAGGCAGCGGTCTGCATCGGACTGGCGGCCGGCGTGCGTGTACTCCTGGGCTGCTTCGAGGAACATTGCCCGCGACTGATCGTCCGCGCCCTCGGCCTGACGGAGGACGCCACGGGCTTCCCACACGGCGCCGCTCCACAGGCCTCCGTGCCACATGCCTGCGATTCCTTCGGCTCTACTGACGAAGGAGCGTGCTCGATCAAGTTCGCCGGCTCGCGCGCAGGCCGCCGCAGCACTAGTCAGGTAGCCCATCGAGCAGGGCTCGCAGGAACGCATCCCGCTCAGCTCCCGCTCGGCGGCCCGCACGACGGCGAGGGCCTTCTTCGAATCTGCAGCGGCCTGGATCATGGTGCCGAAGACACGCACCAGCAGGTGGGTGGCAAGTTCGGAGCGGACGGCGAATGAGCGCGCCCGGCTGAGCAGCCGGTTCGCGTCGAACTTCCGGCCGCCGATGAGTGCGACTTCTGCGAGCCTCTGCCGCGAAAGGGCGGACCCGGAAAGACAGCCTTCGCGGTCATTTGCCTCCGCCGCCTGTGCGAGATTCTTCTGAGCCTCGATGAGGTGCCCGGCAAGTAGCTCTGCCTCGCCAAGCATGAGTTGGCCGAGGGCGGCGCCGGTCCCGGAGCCGGCCTCCTTGGCGATCTTCATCATCTGGCGTGCGAACTCGGCAGCGATAGCGTAGCCCTCAGGCCCTGTGAGGTGGTACTCGGCGAGGCAGAGGTGCGCGTCGTAGACGATGGGCTCCATGTTGGCCCGCATGCGCATGGACTCAGCGAGTTCCTCGGCGAACCGCTCGCGCCAGCGGCCTTGCGCCATGGCGACCTTGGCGAGGATGACAGCGGCTTCTCCGAGCTCTCGGCCCAGTCTGGAGTCGAGGGCGATGGAGCGTGCCTCCTCCGCTGCGCGCTCCGCCTCCTTGAGGTCGTTGCGGTTCAGATGCACCAAGGCCCAGGCGAGCAGGGCGTGAGCACGTTCGGCCTGCGTGGGCTGGAGCGCCCCTTCGACGGTCAGGACGTCTTCGTAGAGGGCGATAGTGGCCCGGTCCGGCCCGACGCCTAGGTGGTCATGGAGTGCCTCGCGCAGCCGCTCGAACCGCCGGATCGCCTCTCTGCGTTCGCCGGCGTCCAGATGGGCCCGCATGAGTGCTCGGGCGGCCCGCTCGTCGGTGGGGTCTTCGTCGGAGAGCCGTTGCCACAGCTCCCCTACGCGCAGAAGATCCAGATACAGCTGGCGCAGACGCTGGCGTGGCTCCGCCAGCCAGGACTCGTAGCGGTCGTCGGGAAGGAGTTCGCCGTGGTGAAGATTCGCGGCGGCCCGGCAGGCCGAAGGATCGCTCGCAGCCAGCGCTTGGCGCGCTGCACCCTCGAAGCGTTCGACGTCGCTGTGGACCTGGGCGGCGGGCCAGAGCACGATCACCCCCTGGTGACTCACGACAGTCTGCTCATCTGCTGTGGCGCGCCGGGCGAAATACAGGGCCTTGCGGAGGTTTGTGCCAGAGGCCTGAGGATCGCTCTCGGGCCAGAGCGCCTCCATGACCTGCGACCTGTGCAGGCGAAGGTCAGGGGAGAGCGCGAGCAGCTTGAGAACGTCTGCTGCCCGACGACTTCGCCAAGCGTCACCGGGGATCAGATTGCCATCGACTGCGACGGCAAACCGCCCGAGGAGTTGGAATTCCACTTCCTTCATTACTGGGATAGTAACCGACGGCCACGGCTCCCGACAGCGTTCGCAGCGGAACGTTCGCGGAACGGTGTCCTCCGTAGCGTGAGTGGAAGGAAGCGGAATCGAGAACGAAACGAGTTGAGGAGGGGCCATGCTCCCCAAAGATACGCACAACAGCCCGCCGGGCCTCGCTACGGCTGGACCGCGCGACGTCGCGGCCGCTTTAATCAACGCCCTGACCGCCCGCGACTTCACGGGAGCCCAGTCACTGCTGGCTCCGGGTATCCAGTTCAGGATGTTGGTCCCGGGCAGGCTCATGACAGATCAGGGCGCGAACGCCACCATCCACCGGTTCGCTAGCTGGTTCGCGGGAGCCGACCAGTTCCACGTGGAGGCCTCCAGCGTCCAGGAGATCGAAGGCCGTGCGGTGGTGACGTACCGCTTGCGGCTCCACGACGCGAGGGGATGGCAGCTGCTCGAGCAGCACCTGATGCTCGACGTCGGCACCGACGGTCGCGTGGAAGCGATTGATCTGCTGTGCTCGGGCTTCCGCCCGAGCACAGTGGACGAGCCGGGTCACGTGCATCCGTTCGACGCGGGAGACCTCGGGTGCGCCGACGGTCTCGCCCGAGACTTTCGCGAACAGATCCAGCACATCCCGATCGGCGACGTGCTCTTGGTTAGCACCCGCGATCCGGCTGCCAAAGAGGATCTACCTTCCATGGCCCGTCTTATGGGGCATGTTGTTCATTCGATCAAAGCACCGGGAGACGGACGTCTGCTGGTGAGTGTGGAAAGGGGAAAATGAGATGAGCGAGAAGCTGATCTTCAACTGCACCTACGGAAAGGAAGAACCCGAGCGCGCCACGCTCCCGTTTGTGGCCGCTAACGTAGCTGCGGCAGCGGGCCAGGATGCGATCGTGCTGTGCACGATCGAAGCTGTGTGGCTGGGCACCAAGGGTGGAACCGACGGAGTGGCCCAGCCGGGGCTGCCGGAGCTTGGCAACTTGTACACCGAGTTCATCGAGAATGGCGGCCGGGTGTGGCTGTGCGGCGCGTGCGCCAAGCCCCGAGGCATCACTGAGGAGCAACTCGAGAAGGGCTCCACCATCGTGGGAGCCGCCAAGGTCGTCGAGGAGGTCCTGGCCGGAGCTAAGACAATCGCGTTCGCCTGACCCTCGGCGCCAGCTGTGGATGGTGCCTGACGCCGAGGGCGTCCCTGAGAGGCATTCATGACCAAGACCAGTATGCGCATCATCACCGGAACCATTGCGGGCGGCCTGCTCCGGGGAGTCGTCCTGAACTTGGTCCTCATCCCCCTGCTCGTCCTGCCTATACTGCTCTCGTCGATCAAAGTCTGGAACACTCGTCAGGACTTCAGCGCCGCCGCGATCGCGGCTGTCCACGCATGTACGTCGCTCCGCAGCTCATGAAGGCCATCGTAAGGGGCGGCGTCGAAGTACTCGCTGGGGGCGTGCCTTGGCCCGCACCATGCCCGTCACAGCGCCCGGGCACAGCACCCGTCACAGCACCGGATTCAGCACCGCCTCTTGACAGCATGCCCCAAAATGGGATTACCTAATGAACATTCGGTAAATAAAGCTGGAGGCAATGACGCATGGCTGAAGCAACACTTTCCGGGGCCACCCACCCCATCCTTGAAAACGACTATGCCTCCGAATGGATGGGCATCGAGGTTGTTGCGCTGGACGACGGACATGCCACGATCCGCATGGCACTCCGGCAGGAAATGCTCAATGGATTCGGCATGGCGCACGGCGGAATGATCTTCGCCTTCGGCGACACTGCCTTCGCGCTGGCCTGCAACCAGTCCACCCCTAGCCCTGCAGACGAAGGCAACATCACCGTGGCGTCCGGCGTCGATATCAACTTCCTCAAGCCGGCCTTCCGCGGCCAGGTCCTTACTGCCGTCGCCAACCGCCGCGCCGTTACCGGCCGCAGCGGCCTCTTCGACGTCCAGATCTTCGCCGCCGATCCCGCCGCAGGCACTCCCGCTGCGGCACCCGCCGGCCCGGCCCCCGCCGCCACGGTCCCGGGCCAACTTCCCACCGACATGCCCCCGGGCGAGCTCATCGCCGAGTTCCGCGGCCGCAGCCGCACCATCTCCAAGAAATAGAAACAGGGACCCCAGATGACCCTCCACGCCACTGAACCAGCAGCAGCCACCGACGCCGTGCTGGACCGCGAAGAAACCATATCCCGTGACGAGCTGGAAGCACTTCAGCTGAGCCGCCTCCAGCACACGGTTGCCTACGCCTACGACCGCGTGCCGCTCTACAAGCGCAAGTTCGACGAAGCCGGCGTCCACCCCACGGACCTGCGCGAACTCGCGGACCTGGGCAAGTTCCCCTTCACCACCAAGGAAGACCTCCGGCTGGAGTACCCCTTCGGCATGTTCGCCGTGCCGCAGAACGAGGTGGCGCGCATCCACGCCAGCTCCGGCACCACCGGCCGCGCCACCGTAGTGGGCTACACCAAGAAGGACCTCGCCGACTGGGCCAAGCTCGTGGCACGGTCCCTCCGCGCCTCCGGAGTCCGTCCCGGCATGAAGGTCCACAACGCCTACGGTTACGGCCTGTTCACCGGCGGCATGGGCGCCCACGCCGGCGCCGAGGCCCTGGGCTGCACCGTCATCCCCATTTCCGGCGGCCAGACCGAACGCCAGATTACCCTCATCCAGGACTTCAAGCCCGACGCGATCTTGGCCACCCCCACCTACCTGCTGACCATCGCCGACGCGATGATGAAGCAGGGGATCGACCCGGCCTCCACCTCGCTCAAGTACGCCGTGCTGGGTGCTGAGCCGTGGACCGAGGAAATGCGCCACGAGCTGGAAACCACCATGAACATCAAGGCCTGCGACATCTACGGCCTGTCCGAGGTCATGGGTCCGGGCGTGGCCGGCGAAGCCGTGGAAACCCAGGACGGCAGCCACATCTGGGAGGACCACTTCCGCCCGGAGATCATCGACGCATTCGACCCCACGAAGGTCCTGGGCGACGGCGAACACGGCGAACTGGTGTTCACCTCGCTCACCAAGGAAGCGCTGCCCATCATCCGCTACCGCACCAAGGACCTCACCCGCCTGCTCCCCGGCACCGCCCGCCCCGCGCATCGCCGCATGGGCCGCATCACCGGCCGCAGCGACGACATGATCATCCTGCGCGGCGTGAACCTGTTCCCGTCGCAGATCGAGGAGATTGCCCTGCGCATCCCCGAGCTGAGCCCGCACTTCCAGCTGGAACTCACCCGGCCCGAAGGCCAGCGGATGGACCAGCTGACGGTGAAGATCGAACGCCGGGAATCGGTCACTGTTGAAGGTGTCGCTTCGGCAGCAAAGGTCCTGCAGCAGCAGATCAAGATCCATGTCGGGTCCTCCTGCACCGTCAACGTCGTCGAGCCGGGCTCCCTGGAGCGCTCAAACGGCAAGCTCCGCCGGATCTACGACATGCGCCCCAAGGGGTAGCGCGAACGGACAGTTGCGGCCCCACGCGGCAACAGCCAGAAGGGTCCGGGGTTTGAACCCCGGGCCCTTTTTGGCGTGCCCGCCGTCTTGCCCGACCGTCCCCCGGCTTCCCCATCGGCCGCCACCCCTGCCCCTCACCCCTCCACTTTTGCCTCGTGTTGCCATAATTTAGGCAATCGGTTGCCAAATACTTCCACAGCACCTAGTCTGGGAACCGCGTCCACGCAGTGGTGGGCGCTTTCTCATGAACAGGATCAGCAATGACGCATACTCCCTCGACTACGGGAACCAAGCCACACGGCGCGCTCCACCCGGCCGCCGTCAACAAAACCGAGCTTCGCCGCGCCGGCTGGGCAGGGTTCATCGGAACCGTCCTGGAAAACTACGACATGGTGGTCTACGGCGTTGGCACGGCCATCATCTTCAACACCCTGTTCTTCCCCAACGTCTCCCCCGCGGTCGGCTTCATCGCCAGCTTCGGCGCCTACGCCGTCGGCTTCGTGGCCCGGCCCATGGGCGGACTGTTCTTCTCCCGCTACGGCGACAAGATCGGCCGGAAGTTCGTACTCGTGGCCACGCTGGCCCTGATGGGCACGGCCACTTTTGCCATGGGCCTGCTGCCCACCTACGAATCCGTGGGCATCCTGGCCCCGATCCTCCTGACCGTGCTGCGGTTCATCCAGGGCTTCGGTGCCGGCGCGGAAATGGCCAGCGCCGTGGTGCTGCTCGCCGAATTCGCCCCCAAGGGCAGGCGCGGCGCCATGACCTCGCTGGTGTGGGCCGGTGCCGCCGTCGGCTCCGTCTTCGGCTCCGGCGCCTGGATCCTGGTGCAGCTGCTGCCGCGCGAAGACCTCGAGTCCTGGGGCTGGCGCCTGGTGTTCCTTTCCAGCGCCCTCGTCACCGTGGCCGCGTACCTGATCCGCCGCAACATGAAGGAATCGCCGGTGTTCGCCGAGCTCAAGAAGGAGCACGTCGAGGCAGCCTCACCGGTCGCGGAAGTGCTCAAGAAGGGCCGCCGCCCGCTCCGCCAGGTGTTCCTCATCAACATGGGCACGCACGCCCACTCCTACATCTACCAGGCCTTCCTGGGCACGTTCCTGATCTCCGTGGTCAACATCGACAAGGCACTCATCCCGCAGATGCTGGCCATGGGCGGCCTCTTCGCCATTCCCGCCGCACTGGTGGCCGGCCGCGCCACCGACCGCTGGGGCCGCAAGCCCGTGAACGTGTTCATTCTTGCCTTCCTCTTCCTGTTCTCCTTCCCGGCGTTCTGGCTCAGCAGCACGGGCAACGTCTGGCTGATTGCCCTCGTCTACGCCGTGGGCTTCACCTTTGCCGTGGAGGGCGGCATCGCTGCGCAGTCGGCCATGTACGCCGAGCTGTTCGGTTCCAAGTTCCGGTACGCCGGCGTGGCCATTGCCCGCGAGTTCTCGGCGATCTTCGGCGGCGGCATCGCGCCCATCATCTGCTCGGCCCTGCTCGCCTGGGCCACGGGCTCCTACTGGCCCATCGCCGCCTACATGATGGTTATCGTGGGCATCTCGCTGGTCCAAGCCATCAAGGCACCGGAGACCAGGGACCGCGACCTCACGCTGGAAGAGAACGCCAGCTAAGGCGTCGCCTTGGGACTTGGTCCCGGACGTAGGGATGGTCCCCGGCTGCTGCGGCCGGGGACCATCCTTTTACGGGAGGCATTCAGTGCACTGCTGCCAATGCGCGACAGCGCTGTGACGTGCCGATGGCTAACCGCCAGCCGGGCAGCCCAATGTGCCTGATCCCGTCCCGGTCTTTGAAGCTGTTTCAGCAGGTGTACCGGCCCCCGCACCGATGGTTCCTACTACTAGCTGTTCTAGCACCGGGGCCACAGGCAGGCAAGGATTTTCAGGTATATGACCCGGTTGCATCAATTGACCGAACGTTCATGAGAAAATAGCCGGTATGTCCACCACTGATGCACCCACCAAGCGCGGCCGCCCCGGATACGACCAGCAGTCGGTGCTGCAGATCGCCGTCGAGGTTTTCAACCGCCACGGCTACGACGCCACGTCCATGGGCATCCTCGCCGAAAACCTCGGCATTTCCAAGTCGGCCATCTACCACCACGTGCCGTCCAAGGGCGACCTCCTCAAGCTCGCACTGGAAGAGGCGCTGGGCGGACTGGAAGCCATCCTCGAGCAGCCGCAGGCCCAGTCCGGAACGGCCGAGGCCCGGCTCGAGTTCGTACTCCGCGAAACCATCTCCGTGCTGGTGGAACGGCTCCCCTTCGTCACCCTGCTGCTGCGCCTGCGCGGCAACACGGAGATCGAGCGCGACGCCATGGAACGCCGGCGCACCTTCGACCACAAGGTGGCGGCCCTGATCTCCGCCGCCCGCGATGAGGGCTCCCTCCGCGAGGACATCGATCCCCGCACGGTCACCCGCCTCCTGTTCGGCACCATCAACTCAATCGTCGAATGGTACAAGCCGGGCGGTTCACTGTCGCCGGAAAAGCTGGCTGACGACGTCATCACAATGGCTTTCAAGGGACTCAACGCGGCACGCTAGTCCTGTTCTCCCTCACCGCGGCCGGACGGCCGCCGCGGCAGTCATTGACGGCCGGATTAGCGGCGCCCACCCTGTAGTCATGGCCACGAAGTTATCCGAAGTCCTCTTCGGCACATTCCCCGATTTGCGGTACCAGCCCACCCCCAAAAGGGTGCGGGCCATGCTCGGCGGGAACGCCGTCGTCGACACCCTGTACGCCCTCCTGGTGTGGGAACCCAAGCGCATCACCCCCGTTTACGCCGTCCCCGAAGTGGACCTTCAAGCCGAACTGCAGCCGCCCGGGCAGCAGGCCGGCAACATCCCCGAATACGGGTTCAAACTCATGCTGGACGCGCCGCCGTCGCTGGATCCGCGCACCGGCTTTGGCCGGCACACGGCGGAAGGCGAGGAGTTGGACGTCGTGACCTCCGACGCCAGGCTGCCGCGCGCGGCCTTCCGGCCGGCTGACCCCGACCTCGCCGGACACGTGGTGCTGGATTTCAACGCCTTCGACTGGCTAGAGGACGACGAGGAGATCATCGGGCACCCCCGCGACCCCTTCCACCGCGTGGACATCCGTGCGTCGTCACTCACCGTGGAGGTAAGGGTCGACGACGTCACCCTGGCCACCACGAACGGCGCGCAGCTGCTGTACGAAACCATGCTGCCGGTGCGCTACTACCTCCCGCCGCTGAACGTGCGGCTGGACCTCATGGACGCCGGCGACAAGAAGACGGTGTGCCCGTACAAGGGGACGGCGAGCTACCTGACCTACCCGCCCGCCGAGAACGGGCGCAACATCGCGTGGATGTACGACCAGCGTTTCCGTGACGCCGCCCAGATCCACGGGCTGGTGTGCTTCTTCAACGAACGCGTGGACATCACGGTGGACGGGGTCAGGCAGGAACGGCCGGTCACGCCGTGGTCAACACCGGCGTCGCACTGACGGGGTGTTGCTGACGGGGTGCTGCCGACACGGGTGGGCCTGGCTGGGTTATGGCAAAGATAAGGCGTCCCGCTGAGCCGGGACGCCAGTCTCTAGAGCTGGTAATCCGCTACCGTGCTGATGTTCTCGTGCACGCAAAGAATGTTGTGCTCGGAGTCCATGAACCAGGCGCACTTCTCGGAATCGGTTGTACAAATGTGGTTCTCAGTCTTGAGATCGGGGAGATCGTAGTCCTGGAACGTGACGCCCTTGGCTTCCATCTCATGGACGGTGCGTTCGATCTCGCTGACTTCGAAACTCAAGGCGGTGTGCTCTGAATGCTTACCGTCCTTGACCGGCATCAACTGCAGCATGGGGCCGCCTTCTGAGCCGAACAATTCGCTTCCGTCATCTGCCACGCCACGGTGCGGGAGTCCAAGGGTGTCCTCATAGAAATGCCGGGCACGCTCTGCATCATCGACTGGCAGGACTGTTGTGGCTTTACTGAGTACTAGGGTCATTTCGCCACCTCCTACGTTGAAAATTTTACGCCCGAGCGGTGCAGAAAGATCTGGCCGGACGCTCTCTCACTTCCCGCCGCCTCTCCCCGGACGCTCTCTCACTTCCCGCCGCCTCCCCCCGGACGCCCTCTCACTCCCTGCCGCCTCCCCCCGGACGCCCTCTCACTTCCCGCCGCTTCCCCCGGACGCTCCCTCACACCCCGCATCAAGTTGTAAATGAGAATGATTCTCATATAGTCTTACGGCATGAATGTGACAGTCGTAAGTTCCCTGGACGCTTTCTGCCGGCAGCAGGCGTGCGCGGCGCTGGCCGCGGATTCGCCCGGCGCCCTGGTTGTTTTCCATGACCTGCTTGAAGACGGGCTGGTGATCCGGCGTGTCTTCCGGGAGGGCCGGCGCCTCGAGCGTGAAGAGTCGCTGCTGGAGCACGGCTGCCTCAGCTGTACCGTGCGTTTGGACGTCGTGCCCACAGTGGGCAGGCTGCTGGAACAGGGTTCGCACATCATTCTGGGCCTGCCGCCCGCTGTGGCCTCAGTGGCGGCCGTGCACGCACTGCTGAAGGGTCTCGGGGCCTCCATCACGATTGATTCGGCCGTGCTTGCCTGCGCTCCCGGTGCGATTGAGGACCAGATCTGGGACCACCACACCCTGTTCGAGTCCGGTTTCACTCCCGTTCCCGACGATGACCGGACCCCGGGGGAATTCCTCATCGGGGAACTCGCGTTCAGCGACACAGTCCTGCTGGCCGATCCCGCCCTGGTGCCTGTCGATCCGGCGATCCGGGACCGCGGGGTCCAGCTCGTCAAAGAGCTGGCCCCGCATGCGAAGGTCACCGCTGACGACGGCGGCATCCGGCCGGGACGCCACAACCTGGCGGAGGCAACGGCCCGGACCGTCCCCGGCTCGGTTCGGATCCCGGCAGAGTCCTGCCCACCTTTCAGTACCGTGGTGCAGCGGATACGGCGGCCCCTTCATCCGGAGCGCTTCCGGCATGCCCTGGCGGCCCTGGCGGAGGGATGCTGCTGGCTGCGCGGGCGGCTCTGGGTGGCGTCCGCCCCCGGGTGCCGGATCGCCATCCAGGGCGTCGGGCCGCGTGTGTGGCTGGAAAACACCGGACCCTGGCAGGCCGACGCCGCATCCCGCCCGTTCATGTCAGCCGGAGCCGGTCCCGACCCCGTGCTGGACTGGCATCCCGAATTCGGTGATCGCGGGACCGTCCTGGCCGTCACGGGCGACGACGTCGACGCCGCAGAAATCGCAGCACTGCTTGCGGCCTGCGAGCTGTCTGCCGCGGAGATGGCATCCGCCGCCGCCTCATTTCCTGACCCATTTGCTTTGAACCAACCATCGGAAACACCACAAAGGAGCACATCATGAAAGTACGGAACTCATTGCGCGCGCTGAAGAAGATTCCGGGCGCCCAGATTGTCCGCCGCCGGGGCCGCACCTTCGTCATCAATAAGAAGAACCCCCGCATGAAGGCCCGCCAGGGCTGACCAGGGGCTCAGCCGCAAGCGCCGGGATCTATCCGCACCAGCTGGGGAGGAACCCCGGGAAGCTCCGGACATGCCGGCCGGTATCCAGCTCGATGATCTCGGTCCGCATGGGTGAATAGGCGGCCGCGACAGGGTAGCGGTCGTAGGCACCGTCAGGGGCTGTTGCTTCCACGGCAAGGAACTTTCCGTCCGGAGAGGGGCAGTAGTTCTGGATGCGCGACCAGGCCGGCTCCGGCTCAAAGAGGTTCGCAGAGCCTGTCGCGTCCGTGACCGTCAGTATGGAGGTCACCTTGCCTGCGGCGAACTCGCTAATGCTTTGGACGTAGCGCCCGCTTCCATTGAGGAGGACCGTGGTGCCCGGCCATGAATTGTCGTTCCGGACCACCGCCTTCAGGTCGAGGGGGCGTACGGTCCCCTTGGTCAGATCGATGCCCGAGTTTTTCCCGATCTTGTCCGTGGGGTCGGCGCCTGGGTCGACCACGTGGACCTCCCTGGTTCCGGGAATGAACCCGCGGAATTCGGTGTGCAGGCCCAGCGGCGCGGGTTTTCCGGCGTTGAGGGCATCGACGAGGAACATGGCCGAGGAATCGTTCCGCACCACCAGTGAGGAGGTGCCGGGAACGAAGTCCCAGTTGAGGACGGACACCGCCTTTCCATCGGGGCCGCGGATCTCCCGCGGGGGCGTGGAGGGATCCTCGATGTCGTATACGAACAAGGTCTTGTGGTGCTGCTGTGACGGCGAGGCGCTGGAGAAGGCGAACCCGATGAGGCCCTTGGACGCCGCGCGCAGGAGTTCGACCTGTCCAGGTCCCGGAAGCGGAACCTGGGCCTCCGGCCCGCCGGAGAGGGGGACGATGTCAAGGGAAGTGGTGTTGTCCTCATTGATCGTGACGGCGGCCAGGGCGTTGGGCAGCGCCGCGTATTCCTGAATCCGGTTGGCAGTGAGGATGACGGACCCGTCGCCTGCATCGGCGATGTTGTTTCCCCGTATGGTGTCCGGCTTCTTCTTTCCGGCGGCGTCATAGCTGATGTCGCGTTGGAGCGTGTACAGCTCGAAGCCAGCCGTCCCGGATGTCCCTTGCAGCGCTGACACCGCGTTCGGCCGGGGTTCCGAGACGAAGTTCGCAGCGGTGAGGGCCAGGCACAGTGCCACCAGAAGGGCGATCGTGCCGCGGAGCCGCAAGGCGAAGGAGAGCAAGCCGCGGCGTGGGACCGTGGCCGGGATGCGCGTGGCCGGGCGGGGGCGTGTGCGTTGGGCAGCGGATCGCTTAGGAGGCACGGATCGCTTAGTAGACATAGGGGGAATCCGGTTCCGGGACCGCGGTAATGGAATCTGGAACCATCACAAGGGTTTCACCGCTGATCTGGCTGGGGTTGGTTTCGAAGCCGCCGGATACCGTTACCCAGCTGTCGGTTTCGAACCGGTCCTGCCAGCCCGGCGAGTAAACGGGCAGGCCGATCGGCCGGGCATCCACTGCGCAGCAGGTCAGCACGAAACGGGCCGTGAA harbors:
- a CDS encoding TetR/AcrR family transcriptional regulator — protein: MSTTDAPTKRGRPGYDQQSVLQIAVEVFNRHGYDATSMGILAENLGISKSAIYHHVPSKGDLLKLALEEALGGLEAILEQPQAQSGTAEARLEFVLRETISVLVERLPFVTLLLRLRGNTEIERDAMERRRTFDHKVAALISAARDEGSLREDIDPRTVTRLLFGTINSIVEWYKPGGSLSPEKLADDVITMAFKGLNAAR
- a CDS encoding DUF427 domain-containing protein, which translates into the protein MATKLSEVLFGTFPDLRYQPTPKRVRAMLGGNAVVDTLYALLVWEPKRITPVYAVPEVDLQAELQPPGQQAGNIPEYGFKLMLDAPPSLDPRTGFGRHTAEGEELDVVTSDARLPRAAFRPADPDLAGHVVLDFNAFDWLEDDEEIIGHPRDPFHRVDIRASSLTVEVRVDDVTLATTNGAQLLYETMLPVRYYLPPLNVRLDLMDAGDKKTVCPYKGTASYLTYPPAENGRNIAWMYDQRFRDAAQIHGLVCFFNERVDITVDGVRQERPVTPWSTPASH
- a CDS encoding MFS transporter; its protein translation is MTHTPSTTGTKPHGALHPAAVNKTELRRAGWAGFIGTVLENYDMVVYGVGTAIIFNTLFFPNVSPAVGFIASFGAYAVGFVARPMGGLFFSRYGDKIGRKFVLVATLALMGTATFAMGLLPTYESVGILAPILLTVLRFIQGFGAGAEMASAVVLLAEFAPKGRRGAMTSLVWAGAAVGSVFGSGAWILVQLLPREDLESWGWRLVFLSSALVTVAAYLIRRNMKESPVFAELKKEHVEAASPVAEVLKKGRRPLRQVFLINMGTHAHSYIYQAFLGTFLISVVNIDKALIPQMLAMGGLFAIPAALVAGRATDRWGRKPVNVFILAFLFLFSFPAFWLSSTGNVWLIALVYAVGFTFAVEGGIAAQSAMYAELFGSKFRYAGVAIAREFSAIFGGGIAPIICSALLAWATGSYWPIAAYMMVIVGISLVQAIKAPETRDRDLTLEENAS
- a CDS encoding DsrE family protein — translated: MSEKLIFNCTYGKEEPERATLPFVAANVAAAAGQDAIVLCTIEAVWLGTKGGTDGVAQPGLPELGNLYTEFIENGGRVWLCGACAKPRGITEEQLEKGSTIVGAAKVVEEVLAGAKTIAFA
- the paaK gene encoding phenylacetate--CoA ligase PaaK yields the protein MTLHATEPAAATDAVLDREETISRDELEALQLSRLQHTVAYAYDRVPLYKRKFDEAGVHPTDLRELADLGKFPFTTKEDLRLEYPFGMFAVPQNEVARIHASSGTTGRATVVGYTKKDLADWAKLVARSLRASGVRPGMKVHNAYGYGLFTGGMGAHAGAEALGCTVIPISGGQTERQITLIQDFKPDAILATPTYLLTIADAMMKQGIDPASTSLKYAVLGAEPWTEEMRHELETTMNIKACDIYGLSEVMGPGVAGEAVETQDGSHIWEDHFRPEIIDAFDPTKVLGDGEHGELVFTSLTKEALPIIRYRTKDLTRLLPGTARPAHRRMGRITGRSDDMIILRGVNLFPSQIEEIALRIPELSPHFQLELTRPEGQRMDQLTVKIERRESVTVEGVASAAKVLQQQIKIHVGSSCTVNVVEPGSLERSNGKLRRIYDMRPKG
- a CDS encoding AfsR/SARP family transcriptional regulator — translated: MKEVEFQLLGRFAVAVDGNLIPGDAWRSRRAADVLKLLALSPDLRLHRSQVMEALWPESDPQASGTNLRKALYFARRATADEQTVVSHQGVIVLWPAAQVHSDVERFEGAARQALAASDPSACRAAANLHHGELLPDDRYESWLAEPRQRLRQLYLDLLRVGELWQRLSDEDPTDERAARALMRAHLDAGERREAIRRFERLREALHDHLGVGPDRATIALYEDVLTVEGALQPTQAERAHALLAWALVHLNRNDLKEAERAAEEARSIALDSRLGRELGEAAVILAKVAMAQGRWRERFAEELAESMRMRANMEPIVYDAHLCLAEYHLTGPEGYAIAAEFARQMMKIAKEAGSGTGAALGQLMLGEAELLAGHLIEAQKNLAQAAEANDREGCLSGSALSRQRLAEVALIGGRKFDANRLLSRARSFAVRSELATHLLVRVFGTMIQAAADSKKALAVVRAAERELSGMRSCEPCSMGYLTSAAAACARAGELDRARSFVSRAEGIAGMWHGGLWSGAVWEARGVLRQAEGADDQSRAMFLEAAQEYTHAGRQSDADRCLEAAASPQSRSTPSR
- a CDS encoding hotdog fold thioesterase, with amino-acid sequence MAEATLSGATHPILENDYASEWMGIEVVALDDGHATIRMALRQEMLNGFGMAHGGMIFAFGDTAFALACNQSTPSPADEGNITVASGVDINFLKPAFRGQVLTAVANRRAVTGRSGLFDVQIFAADPAAGTPAAAPAGPAPAATVPGQLPTDMPPGELIAEFRGRSRTISKK
- the ykgO gene encoding type B 50S ribosomal protein L36 yields the protein MKVRNSLRALKKIPGAQIVRRRGRTFVINKKNPRMKARQG
- a CDS encoding VOC family protein; the encoded protein is MTLVLSKATTVLPVDDAERARHFYEDTLGLPHRGVADDGSELFGSEGGPMLQLMPVKDGKHSEHTALSFEVSEIERTVHEMEAKGVTFQDYDLPDLKTENHICTTDSEKCAWFMDSEHNILCVHENISTVADYQL
- a CDS encoding GTP-binding protein, which encodes MNVTVVSSLDAFCRQQACAALAADSPGALVVFHDLLEDGLVIRRVFREGRRLEREESLLEHGCLSCTVRLDVVPTVGRLLEQGSHIILGLPPAVASVAAVHALLKGLGASITIDSAVLACAPGAIEDQIWDHHTLFESGFTPVPDDDRTPGEFLIGELAFSDTVLLADPALVPVDPAIRDRGVQLVKELAPHAKVTADDGGIRPGRHNLAEATARTVPGSVRIPAESCPPFSTVVQRIRRPLHPERFRHALAALAEGCCWLRGRLWVASAPGCRIAIQGVGPRVWLENTGPWQADAASRPFMSAGAGPDPVLDWHPEFGDRGTVLAVTGDDVDAAEIAALLAACELSAAEMASAAASFPDPFALNQPSETPQRSTS